In Armatimonadota bacterium, the genomic stretch GCCATCTGGGTAACCCACGAGAATTCCTTCTCGCTTCAGGTTCTCAATGGCTTCAAATGCCCAGTGATTTTCCGGTACGTCCGGGAAGTTATCTTGTGCCATTGCAGGTACGACAAACAGTGTCGTCGTGGCAACAGCCAATGCTAGTTTAAGTGTTCGAGTCTTCATTACTGATTTCTCCAGACAACCAGTCTTGGTTCCTGGGAAATCCTTCACACCTGCGCCTTCCGAATGGCTCGCGCTGCAACTTTCCTTAAGTTCCCTACAGCGCGTTTCGCTACTCAAATCACGCGGCCTGAATTCATTCCTTGGTCAAGACCGAGAGCCACCTAGGGTGCCTCTATCTAGTATTATGGCGAGTTCTTGATTTTTTTGCAAGTTTTGCATCAACTGAAGTCAAAAACATGGAACAAATTAGTCCTTTTGTCCCCATTCGTGGTCACCTGAACCCTCAACAAAAAGCTCGGTCTTTTGGAATGCGATCTTTTCGCTAGCCATCCACTTGGCACGCTGAACTCCTGCCAGGTACACCGTTTGCTTGCCGAATTTCTGATTGACTTTATCCAGAGCCTCGCTGAAAGCCACCGTGCTCCGGTCTGTAAACAAACTTGGTGTTGCCATCCCAGCCGGTTCGAGATCGCCGAAATTCACCGCAACCAAATTCGGATTCACAAAGTTGCTGGATTCCCACAGTTTCAGCGCGATGTCTGTCAGGTGAACCGTATCGCTCGTCGAATCGATCCGAAGTGACGCATCCCAAGATCTGGTGCGGCCCTTCACTGAGATAGAAATGTGCCCCGCAACGAGACCCTCTGCACGCAACCGAGAAGCAGCCTTGTGCAATAGCCTAAGCATCACTTGCTTGGCTCCTTGCTCCGTGCGCATTTTGGGCGGCAGAACATGACTATTGCTCATGCCCTTACGTTCAGTCTCTGGAAGTGAGAGCCGTTCGCCCCTAAGCAGATGCCACCATCGCTCACCGACGATGGAGCCCCAAGCTGCTTTTAGCTCCGATGCGGAAGCGCGGCACAAATCTTCGACCGTGAAAATTC encodes the following:
- a CDS encoding S-layer homology domain-containing protein, whose product is MKTRTLKLALAVATTTLFVVPAMAQDNFPDVPENHWAFEAIENLKREGILVGYPDG
- a CDS encoding DNA polymerase translates to MAHPLRVLFLDLNSFFASVEQQDRPELRNKPIAVVPMIADSTFVIAASAEAKAAGVKTVMRVSDAMLRCPNLTLVDATPAKYVHYHKLVIAAAEKVLPIEKVHSIDEFECHLFGKECAPQEAERLAMEIKQAIWSEVGSQMQCSIGIAPNSFLAKVGTELVKRDGLVILSDDKLPHALFGLKLTDLPGINRAMLARMQAHGIFTVEDLCRASASELKAAWGSIVGERWWHLLRGERLSLPETERKGMSNSHVLPPKMRTEQGAKQVMLRLLHKAASRLRAEGLVAGHISISVKGRTRSWDASLRIDSTSDTVHLTDIALKLWESSNFVNPNLVAVNFGDLEPAGMATPSLFTDRSTVAFSEALDKVNQKFGKQTVYLAGVQRAKWMASEKIAFQKTELFVEGSGDHEWGQKD